The sequence TGCAATTAAAAGATTGGTCGGCAGCCTGCTTGACCAACGTGTCCAACACCGGCTGTGCGACTTTTGCATCTATTGCCAGAAAACCGAGCATGGTAGCCATGTTCGGTTTGATCATCCCGGCGCCTTTGCTGATGCCTGTCATCGTCACGGTCTTACCGGCGATGGTCACCGTTTGCGATGCCGCTTTAGGCTGCGTATCAGTGGTCATGATGGTTTCTGCCGCATTCAACCAATTGTCAGCGCGCAGATTTTGTATTGCGGCCGGCAATCCTGCTTCAATCCGATCAACCGGCAGCGGCTCTAGAATCACGCCAGTTGAGAATGGCAAAATCTGCGCCGGATTGCAACCAAGCAGGTTTGCCAGCGTTGCACACGTTTGATTGGCCGCTGCCAGCCCCGTTTCACCGGTACCGGCGTTAGCGTTGCCAGTGTTAACGACTAACGCACAAATAGGCTCGCCTGACCGCCGTGCGGCCTCTAGATGCGCTTTACTGACCTGCACTGGCGCGGCGCAAAAGCGATTCAGCGTAAACACGCCAGCAACAGTCGCCGTAGGTGCCAACTTCATGATCAGCAAATCCTTACGATTGGCCTTGCGTACACCCGCCTCTGCGTAACCAAGTTCAATACCGTCGACAGGCTTCAGATCAGAAGCAACAGGGATGGGGGAATTGACGGCCATGAAAATCCTTTGCTGGGAAATTAAGAAAAAAGTGAATCAACCATGTTCGGTGCAGCGGTGACGTCATCGTTACCCGTACAGCAACCGAGCGACCCCGGTAACACCGTTCGCACCTGACGTACCCAGGTAATCAAGGCAGCCATTTTAAATCGGATAAGCCGCGACCGGTACATTCGCTGACGATTGTGCGGCCGAAAAAAAACGGAACTGGTTGCCCGGCTCCGCCTTTATTTTTTGCCTCCGGCTAACAGCTTACAGTCCAGCCCTGGCGTTTGGTTTCAATGCAACTAACAGCAAATCGCAGGCTTTACGCCAGTTGACCATGACATTGCTTGTATTTCTTTCCACTTCCGCAAGGACATGGATCGTTGCGCCCAACCTTCGGCACAGCGTCAACCAGGGCTTGCAATCTTGCCTCGTCCGGATGTGCAGTCGGGGCTAAAAGCTCTTCGGCGCCAGCATTTGGATTGAACTCGGCATGCTGAAAATGGACATTTTCAAGATGTGACTGCGACAACTCTTCCTCAGCCGCCTCAATTTCCGCGCGGTTTTCAATCCGCACCGTCATCACCACGCGCACCACCTCATTTTTGATGAGATCGAGCATCTGGCCAAACAGTTCAAACGCCTCGCGCTTGTATTCCTGCTTCGGATTTTTTTGCGCGTAACCACGCAAATGAATTCCCTGACGCAAATGATCAAGCGCCGCGAGATGTTCGCGCCAATGACTATCAACGCTTTGCAGCATGACACTCCGTTCAAAACCGGCAAAAGATTCTTTTCCGACCACTTCTGTTTTAGCCGCGTATTCAGCGTCTGCGGCGTTTAACACGCGCTCCAGCAATTCGTCATCGGTCAGACTAGGCTCCAGCTCCAGCACTTTAGCCAGCGGAATTTCCAAATGCAACTCACTGGCAAAAGCCGCTTCGAGCGAAGGAATATCCCATTGCTCGTCGAGTGATTCGGCTGGTACGTAGGTGCGGAACGTATCGTTCAAAACACCGTGGCGCAGCGAGCCAACCATTTCAGAAACGTCTCTGGATTCCAGCAACTCATTACGTTGTTGATAGATAACTTTGCGCTGATCATTGGCGACATCATCATATTCAAGCAATTGCT is a genomic window of Glaciimonas sp. PAMC28666 containing:
- the argJ gene encoding bifunctional glutamate N-acetyltransferase/amino-acid acetyltransferase ArgJ; the encoded protein is MAVNSPIPVASDLKPVDGIELGYAEAGVRKANRKDLLIMKLAPTATVAGVFTLNRFCAAPVQVSKAHLEAARRSGEPICALVVNTGNANAGTGETGLAAANQTCATLANLLGCNPAQILPFSTGVILEPLPVDRIEAGLPAAIQNLRADNWLNAAETIMTTDTQPKAASQTVTIAGKTVTMTGISKGAGMIKPNMATMLGFLAIDAKVAQPVLDTLVKQAADQSFNCITIDGDTSTNDSFMLIATGVGDLEVNSVESPEYAALAEAVTTLSQRLAQAIIRDGEGATKFITVTVEAGLNVEECRKIAYSIGHSPLVKTAFFASDPNLGRILAAIGYAGVDDLNVEKINLYLDDVWVAQNGGRHPEYQESDGQRVMKQSEITVRVNLGRGVATATIWTCDLSHEYVTINADYRS